In Carassius carassius chromosome 5, fCarCar2.1, whole genome shotgun sequence, one genomic interval encodes:
- the LOC132140178 gene encoding uncharacterized protein LOC132140178, with protein sequence MTNMISIARASSDDYKYPTKHEVIAMAKRLVQYYPMIKDKSTGSSHEWDTVAKKLLKRLSNIRSPVKAKHPPSKRARLNEIPSAAVASDYDADSSASTVHLSPPSRSSTPQQENDSIDEASDGPDNSLDSQKTQARHYRTLQEMYKAKKPNKAAVTHLLDLEFQSRRNFIDSNALKEQDRPTKILQAYPCFKELDHVGIHTATYFRLSDKCPISSA encoded by the exons ATGACAAATATGATATCTATTGCAAGAGCCTCTTCAGATGACTACAAATATCCCACTAAACATGAAGTTATTGCCATGGCAAAGCGGTTAGTACAGTACTACCCTATGATAAAAGATAAGTCAACTGGATCGAGTCATGAGTGG gacACTGTTGCCAAAAAGCTCTTGAAGCGACTTTCAAATATCCGAAGTCCTGTGAAGGCCAAACACCCTCCCTCCAAGAGAGCACGTCTGAATGAAATACCGTCTGCTGCAGTGGCAAGTGACTATGATGCTGATTCCAGTGCATCAACAGTTCATCTATCACCACCTTCAAGATCAAGCACCCCACAGCAAGAAAATGACAGCATTGATGAAGCAT CCGACGGTCCAGACAACAGCCTTGACAGCCAGAAAACACAGGCACGACATTACAGGACTCTACAAGAAATGTACAAAGCAAAGAAGCCAAACAAAGCTGCTGTAACTCATCTATTAGACCTGGAGTTCCAGTCCAGAAGAAATTTCATTGACTCAAATGCTTTGAAGGAGCAAGACCGACCCACAAAAATTTTACAGGCATACCCGTGCTTCAAAGAACTGGACCATGTGGGTATACACACTGCAACATACTTTAGACTGAGTGACAAATGTCCCATTTCATCTGCCTAA